The Theropithecus gelada isolate Dixy unplaced genomic scaffold, Tgel_1.0 HiC_scaffold_6730, whole genome shotgun sequence sequence GGGATAAAGAGCTCTTGTGTGGATTGCTGGAACACCCCATTGACAAACCAAGAGTACTGTGCAGCTGGGTTAGAGGCTGCGTGGCAGGTGAGGTTCAGATTTTCCCCTGCTCTGTAAGGTGTGTTTAGAGGGGAAATGGTGGGCGCATCCGGGCCATCTGGAGCAAAGAGAATAAAGCCACAGGTGATGTTGTCAGAGGGAAGTGGAAGTTCCTGGTCTATGGAAGGACCACGGTGTCCCTCTAAGCTGAGTCACAATCCTAAAGTCTCAACCAAACCCCTCTTGTATCTACTGAGCCTGAGTCTGAGACATTCACCTGTTTCTCCCATCACAGGGTGTGGACCCCGAGCCTCCCCGGACAGGAGCAGCCCCTCCCCTCCTATTCTTGATCAAGACTTGGTCTGCCCAGGTTTTTCTGGGGCAGAAAGTCACAGACAGTCTGGATGTCCAGGGGTGAGGGTCTGTgtacttgaacctgagagggaCTGAGAGGCCCGGCCTCTGACCCTGTGGATTTGGGCCggcagcctgggccagagaggagcAGAGATACTCACAGGTGACATTCAGGGTGACTGGGTCGCTGCGTCTGACACTCACTGGGTTCTGGGTTTCACATTCGTAGGATGTTGTGTCATTTCTTGGAATATTGAATAGAGTGAGGGTCCTGTTGTGATTGGACAGCTCCAGCCTGGAACTGACCCAGAGGCTCTGATTGTT is a genomic window containing:
- the LOC112617940 gene encoding carcinoembryonic antigen-related cell adhesion molecule 6-like, whose translation is ELPKPYITSNNSSPIEDKDAVTLTCEPETQDTTYLWWVNNQSLWVSSRLELSNHNRTLTLFNIPRNDTTSYECETQNPVSVRRSDPVTLNVTYGPDAPTISPLNTPYRAGENLNLTCHAASNPAAQYSWFVNGVFQQSTQELFIPNITVNNSGSYMCQAHNSATGLNRTTVTAITVY